The genomic DNA CCCCTTGGTACATGCTGCGCAAGACGGTGAACTTGTCGGCGATCGCCGCTTGGCGAGGAAGCAGTTCGGTGAACCGCATCCCGGGTACTTTGGTCGGGATCGTGTTAAACGGGCCACGATATTCGCTGCCCGACAACGGTTTCGGATCGTACGTATCGATATGCGAATTGCCGCCGGGCTGCCAGACCATGATCACGGCGGTCTTTTTGCGATCCTTGCCGTCAGCGGTTTGCGTGGGCAGCGGGCTGGCCGCTTGCAGCCGCATGATCCCGGGCAGGCTCATGCTGGCGAATCCCGCGAGTCCCAACCGCATGAAGCTGCGGCGGCTGCCGGGACCAAAATTCCGTGGGCCACTGCAATGCATTTCGGAAGGCTGTGTTTTTGGATTGCTCATTTGGATTCCACTGGGCTAACACGGATCGAGATCGGTTGAGAGATGACGATATCAGCGATATCTTTGGGCTGCGTCGACTTCTTCGCTTTGGCAAGTTCCGCCACAGCGGCCGCCAACGCGGCGTCGGCCGCTTTCTTTTCCGCTGCCACCGCGTCGGCAAGCTTCTGCGAATCAGCCTTTTGGGCGGCGGACGCGGTTGCGGTTTCGTTGGCCAGACGACCCACTTCGGCTGTCAGGTCCGCGACGGTTTGTTGTGCCTGTGAGTGGGCGGCTTCGGCGGCGATTAATAGATCGGGATTATCGCGGTGTTTGGCGACCGCGCTGCCGTAGAATGCGATCGTGTAGTCTCCCGGCGGCGTTTTCAATTTGGCCAGATCCAGGACCGCTTCGGAGCTGTCTTCGTTCAGTTTGATGTCGAATTTGGGGACACCTTCAAAACCGGCCCCCATCGTTCGCAGGCCCAACACGGTCCCGGAGAATTCGCCGCGGCGAACGTGTTGCAGCGGAATCGTCAGCGTTTCACCCGCCTTGGCTTCCCAAACCTTTTCTTCGGTCGGAGCGATCGTGATTGCGGCAAACTCCGATCCGCCAACCGAGACGGGGATATCGGCCAATAAACGTGGAGCGGGAATTTCGGACCAGGCGTTGGTTACGGGCCACGCGACCGATGCAACGTGGCACGGATGCGTTACCGGTTTGTCCTCAACCGTTGCGGTCGCGGTGAACTTCGCCATCGCCAGGCCACGGGGCGCGTCTTGATGGGCGGTGACCAACATCAGGCCGCGCGCCTTGCCAGCGGGAATCTTCAGTCCGGCAGTGGTGACGCCGTCGGGGAGATTTTCCAATGTCAATTCGATCTCGCCGTTGAATCCGTCGCGTCGCACGGCGACCACTTCCAAGGCCACAGTCGAACCACCGCGGAGCGCTAGCGGTTTGGAGAGTGCGTTGCGATCGCCATTTCGCAGGACCATGTGCAGCGGCCAGGCGACGACAGCGAAATCAGGTTCCGCTTGCCGGATGATCAATCGATAGATGTTGTTGGGATCGTTTCGCGTTCCGCCAAACAGATCGGTGATCTGCAGTCGATACTTTCCATCCTCTTTGATCTCCATCTTGCCAAGGATGTCGGTCGAACCGGCGTTGTAGGGTGGACCGTCGTAGGCGTAGGCGTTGCTGGACCGTTTGATCGGGCTGGCGATATCCGACAGCTCGACCAGATCGACAAGCTTTTCATCGGCCCCTTCGCCGATCACCTGTTGAACGATGATCGATGCATCGGTGGGGCGTCCGAGCCGTTCCGAAGCGACTTCGACCCACCAGACCTCTCCCTTTTTCGCGGTGAATTCGAAGGCATCGACATCAGCGGCTGGGAAGAAGCTGCCTGCGATGTCGCACGGCAACGTGATGTTTTGAACCGTGTCGCGATCGTTGTTCGGTTCGGTTTCCATTGCCGCAGCTTCGGCGGCGAGACCGATGGGCGGCCAAGAAAAACTGCCGACGGCGCGGGTCCCGGGCAAACGCGCGAGTGGCGCGTCGGCGGGAACTTCTTGAACTGCCAGTCGATAGAAGCACTCTGCGCCTCCCTTGAACGTCAGTTCGTGCACTTTGACCATGTAGTCGCCATCGGCTGGGACGGTGTAGTCGAGTGCGCCACCACGCCGTTCGACCAACATGTCGCGTCCCTGGGCGTCCGCCAAGATGAGAACAGGGTTCATTTTTGAATCGATCCCTGGGGCGGCGCAATCGACGATCAAACGCTGCCCTTTCTTCGCCGAGAACGAATAATGGTTCGCCGCGCGGACCGGAAGGGTTGCGTTGCAGATGGTGTTGATTTCGATTGGCATCGCCGTTTCGACCGATGCACTTGGTTTGGACTGCGTGACTTCGGGGAGGTCACCCACGGTGAAGACGCGAGCCGAGGAAACACCCAGACGGGACATCACCCGCGCTGTGTGGATCCCGGTTGGGCAATCCGCGGCGATCGAAACAACAAACTGATTTACAATCGGTTTGCCCGACGCGTCCAGCTTGGGCGTCGCGGTGATCTTCGGGCTGGAGAACAACAATTGTTCGGTGTTCTCGATCGTTTGCCCGGTGATCGCAACGTCGAACTCGCTGCCCACTTGGCCTCCCATCGGCATCGTGGTCAATAGACGCGGCGCGGGCAGGCAGACCGATTGGGCCATCGATGTCGAAGCGACGACGGCGAGCAACGCGGAGGCGATCGCAAATTTCTTCAGCATTTTGTGCTTCCGTTTAGTGGTTGAACAAAAATTCTTTGGTGTTGATCAATGCCCAAACCAGGTCTTGATAATTATCGCGGGCGGCGACTTTGGCGTCGATCGGCTTGCCGGCGGCGTCGACCGAGGGCTGCGCCAGATAGTCTAACGCGACTTGAAGCTCTTCCTCTCGCGGCGGTCGGGCGAAGGCCGCGAGATAGAGTTTGGAGATCTTTTCCGCGTCGGACGTTTCCGCTTTGGACAACTGGTCGGCGCGGCCGTTGGCGGTCGCGAGTTTGCCTTTGATGTCCGCAGCGTTTAACAAATGTAAGCTTTGCGCCAGCGAAGCCGATTGGACGCGTTCGCACTCGCAGACGCTGCTGCTCTCGGGACGACCGAAGACCTTCAGGAATGGAGAGGCCCGGTTGTAGCTGTTGTCAGGCAAAGCGATCGCGCGGGTTCCGGCGGGGAGGTTGGCAAACGAAGTCGTTGCGCCGGTCATTTGGTCGATCGAGTCAAGCATCACTTCGGCTTGCATCCGTCGCGGATAGAAGCGGGAGTAGTTTTGGCGATCGGCGATATTATGTTCATTTGGCGTTGCCGACAATTGATACGCATTGGAACGTGTGATCGTGCGAACCAGTTCTTTTAGGTCGAAGCCACTGCTGAGAAAATGTTCTTCCAACGCCGCCAGCAGTTCCGGATTCGTCGGCGGGTTCGTGTCGCGTATGTCGTCTTCGGGTTCGATCAGGCCGCGTGCGAAGAAGTGCTTCCAATAGCGATTGACCAACGATTTGGCGAAAAATGGATTCTCAGGGCGACTCATCCAATTCGCCAATCGTAGCCGTGGGTCTTCGTCGGCGGGGATCGTTCCGACGTCGTCGCCCAGCGCGGCGGGAGGAACCGTCATACCGGTTTTGATGTTTTTGGATCCGGCGATTCCGCGTTTGTGGAAGATCAGATCCTCGCCACGGGTGTCGGTCGGTTTGCGGCCGACTTGGCTAAAGAAGGCGGCGAGTCCGTAATAGTCGTCTTGGCTCCAACGCTCAAACGGATGGTGATGGCACTGGGCGCATTGCATGCGAACGCCAAGGAATAACTGGGCGACGTCCTCGATCTGTTCTTGAGGTTGTTTGACGCGCTTGTACCAGGCGACCGGTGGGTTGGCGATGATCGTTCCGGTTGCCGCCAACAATTCGCGAGCCAATTGATCGTACGGGGTGTTGGCCAACAAGCTGTCGCGAATCCAGGAATGGAAAGCGAAGTTCGATGTGATGTCGCTCGCATCGTCGCGGCGGTTCTTCAGCAGGGATGTCCATTTGTTCGCGAAGTAGTCAGCGTAATCGGGGCTCCGCAAAAGATCGTCGATCAGTTGATCGCGTTTGTCGGGGGCTTCGTTGGCCAAGAAGGCACGCGATTCTTCGTCGGTCGGTATCCGGCCAGCGATATCCAACGAAACGCGGCGGATGAATGTTGCGTCGTCGCAAACGGGAGATGGTGGAATGCCGAGGGTCTTCAGATTGTCGAAGACGAAGTCGTCGATGAAGTTTCGCGATTCGGGCAGTTGTTCGACGGGAGCCCCAAGTGGGATCGAGCCGTTAAACACAGCGACCTGTCCTTGGTAGCGAACCATCACGGCAACTTTGCCCGGAATCGATTCGGTTCGAACTAACCCGGTCTCGCTGACTTCGGCCATCGCGCGATCGTTGCATTCGTAGACCGCCAGTTCGGTCACATCGCGGCTGCTGCCATCGGAGTAGTGGGCTAGCGATTTGAGTTGTTGTTCCGATTCGGCGGCAACCGTTTCGCGCCCCGGAAGGACTTCGATCGATGTGAGCGTCGGTTCGGCGTCAGTTGAATTGGGCGCGCCCTGGGCGATCCACCGCCGCAGCGTTGCGTAACCTTCGGACTTCGGATCCAAGCGAACGCCACCGCCGTGGGGAACCTCTCCGACGGCTTTGACCAGCAGCAGGCTGCGATCGGGATCGGTGGGGAACAGTCGACGACCGCGTCCTTCGAGCACCAGGTGGTCGTAGTCCTCCTGCGGCTCAAAACCGAACAACGACAACTGGAAGCCATTCTGGCCGCCACCGGCCTTCGCGTGGCAAACGCCGGTATTGCAACCCGACTTGGTTAATACGGGGACGACATCGTTGATGAAACTGACGGTCGGTTCGGATTCAACCGCATGGACGCTCCCGAATAGAAACAGCGGAGCGAGCAGGGCGAAGCCACACCGTGTGACTTGTCGTCGCAAACGATTGAGATCGCGGTGTGTCATGTTATGTCGCAGCTTGAGGTGGGAGTGGTGACGGGGAACCACAAAGGCTGGCAAGGTGGGGGGCGAGCTACGCCTGTTAATCTATCGCTTTCCCATCGCGCTGTCCACGAAGATTTCGGAAATTTGTAAGACAGCTAATGGGCGTGTGCGTTGTCGAGCAGGAAGCAAATGACATGCCATCGGCTTGTCGTTTCGAACAACGTTTCCACACGATCAACGGCTGGTTCGCAAGAATTCTCGCGAAACGTCGATAAATGCCGCGTAATACTCGTCGGGTGGTTGGATACGCTTGGGACTGCATTGCCGTCGTGCAACATGGGCTCGGTGGAAAGGGTGTCGCATTAACTGGCAACTCGAGCACGTTCAGGTGGCAGATTCCCCCGTGATGATCTTAGGAAGTTCGAGTTGTGGAGGGATGAGTCGCGGGTGAGAATTGGCCGGGCACAATCGGATCAAACCGCCCAATCTACGTTTGCTGCGAGGGCTTCACGTAGGAATGCACTGGATCGCGAGAACTGGGCAAATAACATATAACGCTTTCCGGCTTCGCGGTTGCGAGTGCAAGCGTGGCGTGCCTGTGCGAGTCGAGGGGCGGAGCACGAACCGTCGGGCATCAAGCCTTTAGAAACACATTGCGATAACGAGTTGGGATTTGCTCATGAGTGCGGCTGAAAAACTGAGTATTTGTTGCATTGGCGCGGGGTACGTCGGTGGTCCCACGATGGCGATGATCGCCAAACAGTGCCCAGACATCCGTGTGACGGTGGTCGACATCAACCAAGCTCGGATCGATGCATGGAACAGCGATAAGCTGCCGATCTACGAACCCGGTCTGCAAGAGGTGGTTGAAGAGGCGCGGGGCCGCAATCTCTTTTTCTCGACGAACGTTGCCGAAAGTATCCGCGACGCCCAGATGATCTTTATCAGCGTCAACACGCCGACAAAGACCTACGGCATCGGGGCTGGACGGGCTGCGAATCTGGAGTTTGTCGAGCGCTGTGCGCGAATGATCGCCGAGCATTCCGACAGCGGACATAAGATCATTGTCGAAAAATCGACGCTGCCAGTGCGAACCGCCGAAGCGGTTAAGCGGATTCTTGCGTCATCGGCGCGGCCGGGTGTTTCGTTTGATGTGCTCAGCAATCCCGAGTTCCTTGCCGAGGGGACCGCGGTCGAAGATCTATTGGCTCCCGACCGCGTCTTGATCGGTGGTGAATCGCGCGACGCGGTTCAAACTCTTGTCGATGTCTACGGTCGCTGGGTGCCTCGGGCACAGATTCTGACAACCAATCTGTGGAGCAGCGAGTTGTCGAAACTGACCGCCAACGCCTTCTTGGCTCAACGCGTCAGCAGCATCAACGCGATCAGCGCGCTGTGCGAAGCGACCGAAGCGGATGTCGACGAGGTCGCTTCGGCGATCGGCACCGATTCGCGGATCGGTCCCAAGTTCCTGAAGGCCTCCGTCGGCTTTGGCGGCTCCTGCTTCCAAAAGGATATCCTGAACTTGGTTTACCTGTGCGAACACTTTGGCTTGCCCGAAGTCGCTGCGTATTGGGAACAGGTGGTTCAGATGAACGACTACCAAAAGCAGCGGTTCACGCGGCGAATCGTCAAGACGATGTTCAATACCGTCAGCAACAAACGGATCGCTGTCTGGGGATTCGCGTTCAAGAAAGATACCAACGACACGCGCGAGAGTGCGGCGATCTACGTTTGTCGCGACCTGTTGGAAGAGCGAGCTCAGTTGACGATCTACGATCCGAAGGTTGGCCTCGAACAGATCAAAAGTGAATTAGCATACGTGATGCAAAACGATCCGTCGCGCTATGGCGGCGATTTCGAAAAGCTGATCGACGAGAATGTGACCGTTGCCGACAGCGCCTTGGCGGCGGCCGAGGGAGCGCACGGCGTGGCATTGCTGACCGAATGGGACGAGTTCAAAGAGCTCGATTACAAGAAGGTCTACGACGCGATGCAGAAGCCCGCGTTCTTGTTCGACGGCCGGAATCTGTTGCAACACAGCAACCTGACGGAACTCGGTTTTGAAGTCCACGCGATTGGAAAGCTGTGCTAGTGTAGCCACCGTGGGAGGAGCTTCATTTGTCGGGATAGCGGTTAGGTAGCGCGTCGATGGGCGAAACCATCTGCAAATTCGAGGTACCATTCGGTCGCTCGTGCATACCGGCGGATTTGCCTGTGCACAGACACCTATTTACCCTGAATTGCGAGCAATACGGCATGCCTGACATTACGAGGTATGGTATAATAGCCGACTCCAAATTCTTGGCTAATTCCTCGTTCGACGTGAAAGCCCATGGCACTGGCCGCTGATCCTTCGAGCCCTGAGTTTCTCGCCGCTCGGCACGCGGCGATGTGGGCTCAGGACGGTTTTCAAGGAGTTGATGAGACCGATCTGTCGGGGCCCTGTGGGCACGCTTATGGGATTCGCAAAAGTGCTTGGTTGACGACTGCTTTTCGAAACCAATACAGGCCTGAATCGCTGAACGTTCTTCCCCAAGAAGTGATGGAGTGTTTGAAGGATGCGGAGGTCACCAATTGGGTTTTGATGGGGCTGTACGGTTACGTCGGCTACCTGTCGCAACCACGGGCCACCCAAGTTGTCGATGTGATGATCCCCTACAGTCAAAAGAAGAAGGCGATGAAGGCGATCGGTCGACGCTGGCCGACCCTGCAGGTCCGGCAACTTTCACAAGTTGTCCGGTTTCAGGATCCGGCAGAAACTGACCATGAAGGTCAACTGGTACCCGTAATCGATTGGATGCTGCCGTGGAGTCCGTTTCAATCCATGATCTTGAGTGATTGCGTAATTGAAGATCCTAAGTCAAAGCATCGCTATCCCGCGATCGAAGCGGCAATTGTTTCAAAATATGCCGCGCTCGTCTCACCGCATCGCGAGGCGCGTAAGAAACGCCAAGATGCGGTTGATTTTGAAGGTATCGTGGAAACGACACACGCTCGGATCAATATGCTCAAACTGAAAGAACTTGCTGGGCTCGTTTGGGGAGGTGGAGCCGACGAAATTGAAAGATTTGTCAAGCTCGCAATCGATGGTCAAACATTGCCCTACTGACGAATCATAACGTCCCGCGCTTATTGCGTTCTAACATTGCGAATCGACGGGCCCGGATCTTAGTTCCACATCGATTGTCTCGAAACTACGAAACTTATTTGAACGTCTCAAACATCTGCATTGTCGTCGGCACGCGGCCCGAAGCGATCAAGATGGCTCCGGTCTATTTCGCGCTGCAGAAATCGGAGTCGTTGCGTCCGGTGCTCTTATCGACCGGCCAGCACCGCGAGATGCTCGACCAAGCTTTGGCTTCGTTTTCGTTGGCTCCCGACCACGATCTGAATCTGATGCAGCCGGGGCAGACGCTTGCTGACATCACCAGTCGCGTGATCTCGCGCGTCCATGAATACTTGGTCGAATCTCGTCCTGCGGCGGTCTTGGTCCAAGGGGACACGACCACTGTGTTCGCCACCTCGCTTGCGGCATTTTATGCGGGCATCCCGGTCGGGCATGTCGAAGCGGGGCTGAGGACTCACAATCCACTCAACCCCTGGCCCGAAGAAATGAACCGGCGGCTGGTCGCTCCGATCGCCCAGTGGCATTTTTGTCCGACGCCCCCAAGCCGTGCACATCTGGTCGCCGAACGGATCGACGAAGCGAAGTGTTTTGTCACGGGCAACACGGTCGTCGATGCGCTGCTGTGGATTCGCGGCAAGTTGCAGGACGCGGCGATCGACGCGTCCGATGTCGCGCGTCGGGTTGGAATCAGCGAAGCGTTTGCTGGGCAGTTTCTCGACGACGACGACAGTCGTTGGATTCTCGTCACCGGGCATCGACGCGAGTCGCATGGTCCCGGTTTCGTAAAAATGTGTGAAGGCATTCTGCGGGTTGTGACGGAGCATCCCGACGTGGGGATTTTGTTTCCTGTGCACCTGAACCCACGTGTTCGAGAGCCCGTGATGCAGTTGCTGGGGGACCACGACCGCATCGAATTGATCGAACCTGCTGGCTATCAAGACTTCGTCTGGTTGATGGATCGCTGCACGTTCCTGCTGAGCGATAGTGGCGGAGTTCAGGAAGAGGCGCCCAGCTTGGGCAAGCCGGTGCTGGTGACGCGCGAGACGACCGAGCGGCCCGAAGGGATTGTGGCGGGAACATGCCGTTTGGTTGGCACCGATCCCGATCGGATCTTTGCCGAATCGGACCTTTTGTTACGCGATGCTGGTGAATTCACGCGTCGCAGCGGATTGGAAAACCCGTATGGTGATGGTTTCGCAGCCGAGCAGATCCGACAAATTTTGGAACGTTCGTTTCGAGGAGGTTGAAATCGAATGTTGCCGGTTAAACTTGCTGAGATTCCGTCTCCTGCCCCGGCACACCGTTGACGTTGCCAAGATTGCGAACGACGATGTTTATGTGAAAGTCGGCATGCGTTTCGACAATCGATCCCCGCAATTTCCATTCGACGCGGCGGTGTTACCATCGCGACCACCGCTGCATGATTTTTACGAGATACTATGAAAATACTTGTTACCGGTGGCGCGGGGTTTATCGGATCCAATCTCGTTCGTCATTTGCTTGCCGAAACCGATCATGAAGTTATCAATCTCGATAAATTGACCTACGCGGGAAACTTGGCTTCGCTAGCCGATGTCCAACAGGACGCCCGCTATCGGTTTGTGCAAGTTGATTTGTGCGATGCACAGGCTGTCAAGACTGTCTTTGTGGAACACGATCCCGATAGCGTGATGCATCTAGCGGCGGAGAGTCATGTCGACCGGTCGATCGACTCCCCCGGCGACTTCATTCAAACGAATGTCGTCGGCACCTACCATCTGTTGCATGCCAGTCTGAACCACTACCAACAGATGGAATCGCCGCGCCGCGACGACTTCCGTTTTTTGCATGTTTCGACCGACGAGGTCTTTGGTTCGTTGAGCATGGACGATCCGGGGTTCTGTGAAACGACTCCCTACGATCCCCACTCTCCCTATTCGGCTAGCAAGGCTTCGTCCGATCACATGGCGCGCGCGTGGCACGATACCTATGGCCTGCCCGTCTTGGTCACTAATTGCTCGAACAATTATGGCCCCTACCAATTCCCCGAGAAATTGATTCCAGTTGTCATCTTGAAGTGTTTGCAAGGTGAGCTGATTCCGGTGTACGGGCGAGGCGAAAACATACGCGACTGGCTGTACGTCGAAGATCATTGTCGGGCGCTGACCCGCGTGCTACAGAAAGGCACCGTTGGGGAGACTTACAACATTGGCGGCAACAACGAACGTACGAACCTTGATCTAGTGAAGATGCTGTGCGGTCTGTTGGATGAATTGCAACCGGCGGCCGATGGCAAGCGATATGAAGAGAACATTCGGTTCGTGACCGATCGCCCCGGGCACGATCTACGTTATGCGATCGACGCGTCGAAGATCGCTCGCGAACTCGATTGGCGCCCCGCCGAAGACTTTGCCAGCGGATTTGGAAAGACCGTTCGCTGGTACTTGGAGAACGCTTCGTGGTGGCAGGACATCCTATCGGGTGATTACAGGATGGATCGACTGGGGCAGAAAGCTTGAGCCAAAGTCCCATGGGCAGGCGACGCCTCAATGCTGATTGATGCCACTCGGTTTTCTCGGTATGCTGCCTCGTTTGTTAGACGACCGTAAACACTGGATCGACGATCCCGAAGGATTGGATGAACGTATGCGGAAAGCATTGATTACTGGCATTTCGGGACAAGATGGCAGCTATTTGGCGGAGTTATTGCTTTCCAAAGGCTATGAGGTGCATGGGCTGGTTCGCCGATCCAGCAATACGGTGCGCACGCGGTTGGAACATTTGTTTGGTGATCCGACGATCTACAACCAGAAGTTGTTTTTGCACTACGCCGACATCGATGACACGACGACGATTCGGCGTCTGCTGCTGAAAATCCAGCCGAGCGAGGTCTATCATTTGGCGGGGCAGAGCCATGTGGGGGCCAGCTTTGAGATTCCCGAATCGACCTGCGAATTTACCGCGATGGGAACGCTTCGCTTGTTGGAGCTGCTTCGCGATCTGCCCGAGCGACCGCGAATGATGCAGATCAGCAGTAGTGAAATTTTTGGTCGTCCAGCCGATTCTCCTCAACATGAATCGACTCCGATGAACCCGGTCTCTCCCTACGGTGTTGCCAAAGCATTCGCAACCCAAATGATTCGCGTCTACCGCGACTCGTTTGGCTTCTTTGCTTGTAATGCGATCTGCTTTAACCACGAATCACCTCGCCGTGGCGAGAGTTTCGTGACGCGGAAGATCTCATTGGCAGCCGCTCGAATCAAACTTGGCTTGCAGAAAACGTTGACCCTCGGCAACCTCGACGCGCAGCGCGACTGGGGCTACGCACCGGAGTACGTCGAAGCCTTCTGGAAAATTTTGCAGCACGATACGCCCGACGATTATGTGATCGCGACGGGGAAGAGTCACACGTTGGGCGAATTTTTAGAAGCTGCCTTTGGGGCGGTCGACCTGGAATGGCGCGATTATGTGCAGACAGACCCGCGGTACATGCGACCGGCGGAGTCTCACCGTTTAGTGGGCAATCCCAACCACGCAATCGAAACGCTCGACTGGCAGCCGCATACCAAAGCCCCCGAACTCGCTGCGTTGATGGTCGAGCACGACCTGAACGCATTGCGTCAACACCATTGAGCCATTCCGGTTCTGCCGCGAATCACTAACCATTGTATACCACGACATTTAGCACGATGAAAAAATTACTGGTTACTGGATCCTCTGGCTTGATCGGCTCCGAAGTCTGTATGTACTTCGCCTCTGCAGGCTGGAAGATCCACGGGGTCGACAACAATCAACGCGCCGTCTTTTTTGGACCTCAAGGGGACACGCGTTGGAACCAGCAACGACTGGCGAATAAGATCGACGGATTCGAACATCACGAAGTCGATATCCGGGACCGAGAAGGCGTTCTGGCGCTGGTTCGAGAGGTTCGGCCCGATGCGATCGTGCATACCGCAGCTCAACCCAGCCATGACCGCGCCGCAGCGATCCCCTTCGACGATTTTGACACCAACGCCGTGGGGACGTTGAATCTGTTGGAAGCGACGCGACAAGCGTGTCCCGAAGCGCCGTTTGCCCACATGTCGACGAACAAGGTTTATGGCGATCGTCCCAACACGATTGCGTTGCAAGAACTGGAAACCCGCTGGGACTACGCCGACCCAGCGTATGCTGGCGGGATTCCCGAAACCTTCTCGATCGACCAATCCAAACATTCGCTTTTCGGAGCTTCGAAAGTCGCGGCCGACGTGATGGTTCAAGAGTATGGTCGCTACTTCAACATGCCCACCTGCTGTCTTCGCGGCGGTTGCTTGACCGGTCCCAATCATACGGGCGTCGAACTCCACGGTTTCCTCAGCTATCTAGTGAAGTGCAATCTGGAAGGCAAACCGTACACCGTGTTTGGGTACAAAGGTAAACAGGTTCGCGACAACATCCACAGCGAAGACGTCGCGCGATTTATCGCGGCGTTTATCGAGACGCCT from Rosistilla carotiformis includes the following:
- a CDS encoding UDP-glucose 6-dehydrogenase; the protein is MSAAEKLSICCIGAGYVGGPTMAMIAKQCPDIRVTVVDINQARIDAWNSDKLPIYEPGLQEVVEEARGRNLFFSTNVAESIRDAQMIFISVNTPTKTYGIGAGRAANLEFVERCARMIAEHSDSGHKIIVEKSTLPVRTAEAVKRILASSARPGVSFDVLSNPEFLAEGTAVEDLLAPDRVLIGGESRDAVQTLVDVYGRWVPRAQILTTNLWSSELSKLTANAFLAQRVSSINAISALCEATEADVDEVASAIGTDSRIGPKFLKASVGFGGSCFQKDILNLVYLCEHFGLPEVAAYWEQVVQMNDYQKQRFTRRIVKTMFNTVSNKRIAVWGFAFKKDTNDTRESAAIYVCRDLLEERAQLTIYDPKVGLEQIKSELAYVMQNDPSRYGGDFEKLIDENVTVADSALAAAEGAHGVALLTEWDEFKELDYKKVYDAMQKPAFLFDGRNLLQHSNLTELGFEVHAIGKLC
- a CDS encoding GDP-mannose 4,6-dehydratase; this encodes MRKALITGISGQDGSYLAELLLSKGYEVHGLVRRSSNTVRTRLEHLFGDPTIYNQKLFLHYADIDDTTTIRRLLLKIQPSEVYHLAGQSHVGASFEIPESTCEFTAMGTLRLLELLRDLPERPRMMQISSSEIFGRPADSPQHESTPMNPVSPYGVAKAFATQMIRVYRDSFGFFACNAICFNHESPRRGESFVTRKISLAAARIKLGLQKTLTLGNLDAQRDWGYAPEYVEAFWKILQHDTPDDYVIATGKSHTLGEFLEAAFGAVDLEWRDYVQTDPRYMRPAESHRLVGNPNHAIETLDWQPHTKAPELAALMVEHDLNALRQHH
- a CDS encoding DUF1549 domain-containing protein; translated protein: MTHRDLNRLRRQVTRCGFALLAPLFLFGSVHAVESEPTVSFINDVVPVLTKSGCNTGVCHAKAGGGQNGFQLSLFGFEPQEDYDHLVLEGRGRRLFPTDPDRSLLLVKAVGEVPHGGGVRLDPKSEGYATLRRWIAQGAPNSTDAEPTLTSIEVLPGRETVAAESEQQLKSLAHYSDGSSRDVTELAVYECNDRAMAEVSETGLVRTESIPGKVAVMVRYQGQVAVFNGSIPLGAPVEQLPESRNFIDDFVFDNLKTLGIPPSPVCDDATFIRRVSLDIAGRIPTDEESRAFLANEAPDKRDQLIDDLLRSPDYADYFANKWTSLLKNRRDDASDITSNFAFHSWIRDSLLANTPYDQLARELLAATGTIIANPPVAWYKRVKQPQEQIEDVAQLFLGVRMQCAQCHHHPFERWSQDDYYGLAAFFSQVGRKPTDTRGEDLIFHKRGIAGSKNIKTGMTVPPAALGDDVGTIPADEDPRLRLANWMSRPENPFFAKSLVNRYWKHFFARGLIEPEDDIRDTNPPTNPELLAALEEHFLSSGFDLKELVRTITRSNAYQLSATPNEHNIADRQNYSRFYPRRMQAEVMLDSIDQMTGATTSFANLPAGTRAIALPDNSYNRASPFLKVFGRPESSSVCECERVQSASLAQSLHLLNAADIKGKLATANGRADQLSKAETSDAEKISKLYLAAFARPPREEELQVALDYLAQPSVDAAGKPIDAKVAARDNYQDLVWALINTKEFLFNH
- the wecB gene encoding non-hydrolyzing UDP-N-acetylglucosamine 2-epimerase — encoded protein: MSRNYETYLNVSNICIVVGTRPEAIKMAPVYFALQKSESLRPVLLSTGQHREMLDQALASFSLAPDHDLNLMQPGQTLADITSRVISRVHEYLVESRPAAVLVQGDTTTVFATSLAAFYAGIPVGHVEAGLRTHNPLNPWPEEMNRRLVAPIAQWHFCPTPPSRAHLVAERIDEAKCFVTGNTVVDALLWIRGKLQDAAIDASDVARRVGISEAFAGQFLDDDDSRWILVTGHRRESHGPGFVKMCEGILRVVTEHPDVGILFPVHLNPRVREPVMQLLGDHDRIELIEPAGYQDFVWLMDRCTFLLSDSGGVQEEAPSLGKPVLVTRETTERPEGIVAGTCRLVGTDPDRIFAESDLLLRDAGEFTRRSGLENPYGDGFAAEQIRQILERSFRGG
- the rfbB gene encoding dTDP-glucose 4,6-dehydratase — its product is MKILVTGGAGFIGSNLVRHLLAETDHEVINLDKLTYAGNLASLADVQQDARYRFVQVDLCDAQAVKTVFVEHDPDSVMHLAAESHVDRSIDSPGDFIQTNVVGTYHLLHASLNHYQQMESPRRDDFRFLHVSTDEVFGSLSMDDPGFCETTPYDPHSPYSASKASSDHMARAWHDTYGLPVLVTNCSNNYGPYQFPEKLIPVVILKCLQGELIPVYGRGENIRDWLYVEDHCRALTRVLQKGTVGETYNIGGNNERTNLDLVKMLCGLLDELQPAADGKRYEENIRFVTDRPGHDLRYAIDASKIARELDWRPAEDFASGFGKTVRWYLENASWWQDILSGDYRMDRLGQKA
- a CDS encoding serine protease; amino-acid sequence: MLKKFAIASALLAVVASTSMAQSVCLPAPRLLTTMPMGGQVGSEFDVAITGQTIENTEQLLFSSPKITATPKLDASGKPIVNQFVVSIAADCPTGIHTARVMSRLGVSSARVFTVGDLPEVTQSKPSASVETAMPIEINTICNATLPVRAANHYSFSAKKGQRLIVDCAAPGIDSKMNPVLILADAQGRDMLVERRGGALDYTVPADGDYMVKVHELTFKGGAECFYRLAVQEVPADAPLARLPGTRAVGSFSWPPIGLAAEAAAMETEPNNDRDTVQNITLPCDIAGSFFPAADVDAFEFTAKKGEVWWVEVASERLGRPTDASIIVQQVIGEGADEKLVDLVELSDIASPIKRSSNAYAYDGPPYNAGSTDILGKMEIKEDGKYRLQITDLFGGTRNDPNNIYRLIIRQAEPDFAVVAWPLHMVLRNGDRNALSKPLALRGGSTVALEVVAVRRDGFNGEIELTLENLPDGVTTAGLKIPAGKARGLMLVTAHQDAPRGLAMAKFTATATVEDKPVTHPCHVASVAWPVTNAWSEIPAPRLLADIPVSVGGSEFAAITIAPTEEKVWEAKAGETLTIPLQHVRRGEFSGTVLGLRTMGAGFEGVPKFDIKLNEDSSEAVLDLAKLKTPPGDYTIAFYGSAVAKHRDNPDLLIAAEAAHSQAQQTVADLTAEVGRLANETATASAAQKADSQKLADAVAAEKKAADAALAAAVAELAKAKKSTQPKDIADIVISQPISIRVSPVESK